One genomic region from Molothrus aeneus isolate 106 chromosome 24, BPBGC_Maene_1.0, whole genome shotgun sequence encodes:
- the SLC45A3 gene encoding solute carrier family 45 member 3, whose product MSLQSRRTQLLLVNSLTFGLEVCLAAGITYVPPLLLEVGVEEKFMTMVLGIGPVLGLVFVPLIGSASDHWHSSYGRRRPFIWALCLGVLLSLFVIPHASSLASLCALNPRPLEIAFLIVGIGLLDFCGQVCFTPLEALLSDLFQEPDNCRQAFSMYAFMVSLGGCIGYLLPAIDWAFLAPYLGSQQSCLFTLLALIFLGCVLATLFVTEEAAMQGDLLDGPALKDVSPKPPKPSLWCCCCWRVARGPCLLQGRRVLQAGRKLCLLLPRLHGLYCRIPRVIRRLFVAELCSWMALMTFMLFYTDFVGEGLYHGVPRAKPGTEARRHYDEGVRMGSLGLFLQCTTSIFFSTIMDRLVKRFGTRAVYLASVVFFPGAACVMCLSHSVTVVTISAALTGFTFSALQILPYTLASLYHHDKQVFLHKYKRKEEEDSALLDKKPSFSKGLLSSQKLSYQNGHAGSLFSSSSPSSSSSPASPQAVPSSALCVSSSCDVSLRIMVGEPELGAPGRGICLDLAILDSAFLLSQVVPSLFMGSIVQLTQSVTAYMVSAAALGLVAIYFATKVVFDKGDMARHPV is encoded by the exons ATGTCCTTGCAGAGCCGCAggacccagctgctgctggtcaaCTCGCTGACCTTCGGGCTGGAGGTGTGCCTGGCCGCTGGCATCACCTACgtgccaccactgctgctggaggtgggcGTGGAGGAGAAGTTCATGACCATGGTTTTGG GGATAGGCCCCGTGCTTGGGCTGGTTTTTGTGCCTCTCATCGGCTCGGCCAGTGACCACTGGCACAGCAGCTACGGCCGCAGGAGACCTTTCATCTGGGCGCTGTGCCTGGGCGTGCTGCTCAGCCTTTTTGTCATCCCCCAcgccagcagcctggccagcctgTGTGCCCTCAACCCCCGGCCCCTGGAGATCGCCTTCCTCATCGTGGGCATCGGCCTGCTGGATTTCTGTGGCCAGGTGTGCTTCACCCCTCTGGAGGCCCTGCTCTCTGACCTCTTCCAGGAGCCGGACAACTGCCGCCAGGCCTTCTCCATGTACGCCTTCATGGTCAGCCTGGGGGGCTGTATTGGGTACCTGCTGCCCGCCATCGACTGGGCCTTCCTGGCGCCCTACctgggcagccagcagagctgcctcttcACCCTGCTGGCCCTCATCTTCCTCGGCTGTGTGCTGGCCACGCTGTTTGTGACAGAGGAGGCGGCCATGCAGGGGGATCTCCTGGACGGGCCAGCACTCAAGGAcgtgtccccaaagccaccaaagccgtccctgtggtgctgctgctgctggcgggTGGCGCGAGGGCCgtgcctgctgcagggcaggcgGGTGCTGCAGGCGGGGAggaagctgtgcctgctgctgccgcGGCTGCATGGCCTCTACTGCCGCATCCCCAGGGTCATCCGGAGGCTCTTCGTGGCCGAGCTGTGCAGCTGGATGGCCCTGATGACCTTCATGCTGTTCTACACGGATTTTGTTGGCGAGGGGCTGTACCACGGCGTGCCCAGGGCCAAGCCAGGCACGGAGGCCCGGCGGCACTACGATGAAG gtgtCCGGATGGGCAGCCTGGGGCTCTTCCTGCAGTGCACCACCTCCATCTTCTTCTCGACAATCATGGACAGGCTGGTGAAGCGCTTTGGCACGCGGGCGGTGTACCTGGCCAGCGTGGTGTTCTTCCCCGGGGCAGCCTGTGTCATGTGCCTGTCCCACAGCGTCACCGTGGTCACCATCTCTGCTGCCCTGACTGGATTCACCTTCTCTGCCCTCCAGATCCTGCCCTACACGCTGGCATCCCTCTACCACCACGACAAACAG GTTTTTCTCCATAAATACaagaggaaagaggaggaggactCCGCTCTGCTGGACAAGAAACCCTCCTTCTCCAaggggctgctctccagccagaAGCTGTCTTACCAGAATGGCCACGCTGGGAGcctcttctcctcttcctccccgtcctcctcctcatccccagcctcccctcaggccgtgcccagctctgctctgtgtgtcagCTCCTCCTGCGACGTCTCCCTGCGGATCATGGTGGGGGAGCCGGAGCTGGGGGCTCCTGGCCGAGGGATCTGCCTGGacctggccatcctggacagcgccttcctgctgtcccaggtgGTGCCCTCGCTCTTCATGGGCTCCATCGTGCAGCTCACCCAGTCTGTCACTGCCTACATGGTGTCAGCTGCTGCCCTCGGCCTGGTCGCCATCTACTTCGCTACCAAAGTTGTCTTTGACAAGGGTGACATGGCCAGGCACCCCGTGTGA